From Pan paniscus chromosome 9, NHGRI_mPanPan1-v2.0_pri, whole genome shotgun sequence, the proteins below share one genomic window:
- the LOC100975221 gene encoding olfactory receptor 8G1: MSGENNSSVTEFILAGLSEQPELQLRLFLLFLGIYVVTVVGNLGMTTLIGLSSHLHTPMYYFLSSLSFIDFCHSTVITPKMLVNFVTEKNIISYPECMTQLYFFLVFAIAECHMLAAMAYDCYMAICSPLLYSVIISNKACFSLILEVYIIGLVCASVHTGCMFRVQFCKFDVINHYFCDLLPLLKLSCSSIYVNKLLILCVGAFNILVPSLTILCSYIFIIASILHIRSTEGRSKAFSTYSSHMLVVVIFFGSAAFMYFQPSSVSSMDQGKVSSVFYTIIVPC; encoded by the coding sequence ATGTCAGGAGAAAATAATTCCTCAGTGACTGAGTTCATTCTGGCTGGGCTCTCAGAACAGCCAGAGCTCCAGCTGCGCCTCTTCCTCCTGTTCTTAGGAATCTATGTGGTCACAGTGGTGGGCAACCTGGGCATGACCACACTGATTGGGCTCAGTTCTCACCTGCACACCCCTATGTACTATTTCCTCAGCAGTCTGTCCTTCATTGACTTCTGCCATTCCACTGTCATTACCCCTAAGATGCTGGTGAACTTTGTGACAGAGAAGAACATCATCTCCTACCCTGAATGCATGACTCAGCTCTACTTCTTCCTCGTTTTTGCTATTGCAGAGTGTCACATGTTGGCTGCAATGGCGTATGACTGTTACATGGCCATCTGTAGCCCCTTGCTGTACAGTGTCATCATATCCAATAAGGCttgcttttctctcattttagagGTGTATATAATAGGCCTGGTTTGTGCATCAGTTCATACAGGCTGTATGTTTAGGGTTCAGTTCTGCAAATTTGATGTGATTAACCATTATTTCTGTGATCTTCTTCCCCTCCTAAAGCTCTCTTGCTCTAGTATCTATGTCAACAAACTACTGATTCTATGTGTTGGTGCATTTAACATCCTTGTCCCCAGCCTGACCATCCTTTGCTCTTACATCTTTATTATTGCCAGCATCCTCCACATTCGCTCCACTGAGGGCAGGTCCAAAGCCTTCAGCACTTATAGCTCCCACATGTTGGTGGTTGTAATCTTTTTTGGATCTGCAGCATTCATGTACTTTCAGCCATCATCTGTCAGCTCCATGGACCAGGGGAAAGTATCCTCTGTGTTTTATACTATTATTGTGCCATGTTGA